The Platichthys flesus chromosome 23, fPlaFle2.1, whole genome shotgun sequence DNA segment ACCGAGTCGTTTCCGAGAGTCGACCTCCAGCCGCCATGTTTCTTCCAGACGCCAGTCGAACCTCGCAGACACACCGGCGGCTCGCCTCCGCCGCCGCCGTCATGATGCTGCtggcatcacttcctgtgtcggCTGTGGAGCCAGAGACGTGTTTCTCCAGACAACACCAGAGCGCCAGGGTCAACGTGCGAGTGGCCGTGACCAGAGCCGGCACGGTGATGGACACTCGGGCGTCCGGCTCCGAGAGGGAGTGTATCCTCGCCTGCTGCTCGGAGGACGTCAAACCAGGTGAGAGACAACGCCCCCTGGAGGTCGCTGCAAGGTCAAGTGCTGGAGATCTGTCCTCACAGCGTTCCCAGTGTTGATGAGGCTGTTATACGATGGGAAACTTATTAAATATCTAATTAATCCAGATAAGTGATTAAATACCTCACAGAACTACTGTGTcaaacattataaatatatataacaccTTTATAAACTTGAATTcttctaatgtgtgtgtgtttatgtgtgtttaggAGCAAAGTGTAACATGGCCGTGTTCAGTGGGAACAAACACCCCGGAGAAGGAAACTGTTTCCTGTTCCACTGCCAGTCGGAGACGGACTGTCCGTTAACCAGAGCTCCCAACACCACCAGCACCTACGACATCTTCAAAGGTCAGCCTATCACAGCACGGCTCATAGTGATGTCACCAGGACTCACCGGCAGCTAGTCCGAGTCACTTAGCCACAGATAGGTCGGTTCATTAGTGAGTGGGTCAGTTAGTGAGTCAGTTAGTGAGTCAGATAGTTAGTGAGtctgtcagtgagtgagtgagtgagttagttAGTGAGTCTGTCAGGTAGTGAGTCAGTTAGTGAGTGAGTTAGTTAGTGAGTCTGTCAGGTATTGAGTCAGTTAGTGAGTCAGTtagtgagtcagtgagtgagtcagtgagtgagtgagttagttAGTGAGTCTGTCAGGTAGTGAGTCAGGTAGTGAGTCAGTtagtgagtcagtgagtgagtcagtgagtgagtgagttagttAGTGAGTCTGTCAGGTAGTGAGTCAGTTAGTGAGTCAGTtagtgagtcagtgagtgagtcagtgagtgagtgagttagttAGTGAGTCTGTCAGGtagtgagtcagtgagtgagtcagtgagtgagtcagtgagtgagtgagttagttagttagtgagTCTGTCAggtagtgagtgagtgagtcagtgagtgagtgagttagttAGTGAGTCTGTCAGGTAGTGAGTCAGTTAGTGAGTGAGTTAGTTAGTGAGTCTGTCAGGTAGTGAGTCAGTtagtgagtcagtgagtgagtcagtgagtgagtCAGTTAGTtagtgagtcagtgagtgagtgagttagtcagtcagtcagtgagtctttaggtttttattgtttctatcTTTTTTGTTTCACAGGTTTGATTCACCCGACCACAGTGAAACCTGTGAcgacaaccacaacacaaaccaccaccacccccaagACTTTACCTCCGACTATAACCACCACTACCACACAaagtacaacaacaactacacaacccaccacaacaacaaccacatcCTCACCGCCAACAACCACACAGGCACCAGCCACCACGACAGCTCCTCCACCTGTCATCATCATCGCCACCATGGCTGTGGTAACTCCAGCCCCCACCAGCATCACAACAACTAGACCAACGACGACAACTACAGCGACCTCATCGACGACAACTGCACCAGCAACAACGACAACTACACCAGCAACAACAACTAGACCAACGACGATAACTACACTAACCACAACGACGACAAGTACAACAACTACACCAACAACGACGGCTACTACACCAACGAcgacaactacaacaacaacaacgatgacaactacaacaacaactaaaccaacaacaacagtttCCAACATcaccatgaaaaaaacaaacaaaacaagtagaaaacaaaataaaacaacaaagaaagtaaaagctCATCCTGTGACGACGACTCCGAGCTCCacgacatcacttcctgctgcagctcaccaACCAGAGCCGACCACTGAAATgaccaccccccctcccactatgaccaccaccaccacccctcctcccactatgaccaccaccaccacccctccttCCACTATGACatccaccaccactaccaccccccctccctggaCCACGGAGCCGTCCCCCATGAGGACGTCTCCGGCTGAGAGCCTCATTATCGTCCCTAAAGACGCCGTCCAGAGCTCGAGTGCCGGACGGGGGAACGCGCTAGTGTCTCGGGGGGCAGTGAAGAGCGGCGTGGTGGCGTTCATGGTGCTGGGGCTCGCCGTGCTCACGCTGGCTCTGGCTGTCGGTGGACGTAAGGCGATGGAGTCCTTCGACAGACGCCATTACACGAGACTGGAGCTCAACGACCTGCACTACGAGGTGtgaggaggacggacaggaCGGAAGCTCAGAGGACAAGTCACGTGACGAGATCATGTGACGCAGCTCAGAGCGTTAAACTGAGAGCAGGTGGAATGTGATTGGTCCGAGAGGTTCGACGTCACGACTCAGTCGAGTCTTCACTTTATTTACACTctgtaactttatttatttctctagaATAACAACAAACACGAACGATGCACTGATTAAATTATTGTGtagaaacaaacatgtgaaaaatCCATCACAGGAAATTTTGATTTATAAGATTCAAAatctcatattttatttattttgtttaatttggaAGACGTTTGAAATGAAGGTTCATTTAAAATCagacaggaaaataatatattgtaattttaaatcatataaaaaaattgta contains these protein-coding regions:
- the mansc1 gene encoding MANSC domain-containing protein 1, which encodes MFLPDASRTSQTHRRLASAAAVMMLLASLPVSAVEPETCFSRQHQSARVNVRVAVTRAGTVMDTRASGSERECILACCSEDVKPGAKCNMAVFSGNKHPGEGNCFLFHCQSETDCPLTRAPNTTSTYDIFKGLIHPTTVKPVTTTTTQTTTTPKTLPPTITTTTTQSTTTTTQPTTTTTTSSPPTTTQAPATTTAPPPVIIIATMAVVTPAPTSITTTRPTTTTTATSSTTTAPATTTTTPATTTRPTTITTLTTTTTSTTTTPTTTATTPTTTTTTTTTMTTTTTTKPTTTVSNITMKKTNKTSRKQNKTTKKVKAHPVTTTPSSTTSLPAAAHQPEPTTEMTTPPPTMTTTTTPPPTMTTTTTPPSTMTSTTTTTPPPWTTEPSPMRTSPAESLIIVPKDAVQSSSAGRGNALVSRGAVKSGVVAFMVLGLAVLTLALAVGGRKAMESFDRRHYTRLELNDLHYEV